The Brassica napus cultivar Da-Ae chromosome C1, Da-Ae, whole genome shotgun sequence DNA segment CAGAGAGAATGAGgctttttataaaatcttcaGGGCATTCATCATCAAGCAACTGTCCGACAACTAAAGGAGCATTCCCAGGGTTCACCTTTGCAAGGAACCACATGTATTAGTATCAAATGAAACACTGAACTCTAAACTTAGTCACAAACTATATACCTTCTGAACGTAACGTTCAATGTAACGAAGCATGTTGTTTGTGTAGGGGTAATGAGTAAGATCAGGTACAAAGCCGAAACGGTCGCAGACATTTATCAAAGGTCGGGCATCAGGAAGCTTAGCTTCCATCAAACAGGTCTTCGCCTTTTCAGCATCAAAGAAGTTAGACTCTCTAGTCACACGCTCAACCTACTTTATTTGACCAGTCTTGGCAGCTGCTTCAATGTACTTGAAGTGAATCTCAGGATCCTCACTGTCGCACAGATGGAAAAAAATTGTCATCATCAGCATACAAAACACAAGTATCTTGTAAGCTTGTTTACAGGAATGACAGTAGATTATAAGAATCACCTCATACTCAAATATGAGCCTAGGAAAAAGTATAGCCCTTCGTATGATTTAAACTGCTCAAAGAGCTTCATACATGCATCAACACCAAGTTGCTCGCAGTACTCCTTGCAAGCCTGCAATTATATGGACACGTTAGTGTTACACTGAACAATAAGATTCATCGTATCATACACCACTTACCTTAACGATTATCTGCAGGTTGCCTCTAAGGTTGACCAGCAAAAGATCCTTCATGCACTCAATAGCCCAATCACTAGAAAGAGTGCCAAAGAACTCAACAAGGGCCTGCATTTTGACAGACTGATATTCAACAACTTAACATCCAAAAGTTTAGCAACTAAAACTCAATTTAGAGGCATTACCTGTGGCTCAATAGCATGCGTTTTCACAATCACACGTTTTATATCAAGCAACTCTGAGTGATGCtgcaaaattcaaaagaaagatAAGTTGGAGATGAAAACATGATTCTATTTGGCCAGGAAAAAAGCAAGAAAAAGAGCGCCAACCTTTAAGGCTTGGATAAAAAGTCCAGCCTTTTCACAAAGTTGAGCAACACGAGGCCAGTCATAGTGGCTGAACATCTCATTTGCTAAAATCGCATCAGCTACTTTAGGAAAGGTCACTAAATTGATCTCCAGAACCTGTATTGACAGTTGATCTAAGAAGTCTTGAGGAAAGAAGGTGAACAGAGAAGCAGGGAAATATAGAAGTTGGCGCAACTACTTTCAACCTTAGTTTGCAGAAAAGCATGCTCAGGTAAATTTGGCTTCAGCACATCCAAAAGGAAAGCAGTAGATTTTTCTGAAtgtgcaaaataaataaattagcaCTTGATAACTCTCATAAAACTATGTATATAGGAGCAGAACAAGTAATGAGCTACGAAATTATGTGTTTTCACCCACCTGAAGAAAAAGGTCAGTGATGGTGTTGAAGTTAACTGGACAACCTCCTTCCGTTTGAGACATCATTAATGCAAAATTTACTGCACCCTGCAAATTGCAGATACAAAGACCGTTGATCTTAATACAAGGGGAAATATTTTTGACATTTTAAATAACGTTAGATCAAAACTACTCAACAAGAAGTTAACTGATTCATGAGTTTTTCTTGTGTTTACGCAACAACAATTAGTAAACCAGTCCATCAAGAGTTTAACATGTTGCGAGTATCAAAAGTCCACCACACTAACCTGAGGATCCGTAAGGAGTATGGTTTGCAGACGTAGCAGGTAATCAGAGGCGGGCATATTTGAGCACAGCTGGACAATGGTGTTGTTGCAGTTTCGGGTTTAATTATAAACGTAAAACTATTTGCTTGAACAAGGAATAGATACCTGAAATTTAGTCATATCCTTCTTTGGGATCATCTCATGGTCATTCTTCATTGTAATGCTCATGGTAGAAGAAACACTTTGAACAACACCACAAGCATCTGGCCGATGAAATATAGCAATCAAGTCAAATTAGTTATCATCTTAAACCAGTGATTACCAACATGAAAGAGTCCCTGTAGGAAACATCTCTTACCAATAACCTCCTTTTGATTTAAATCTGTATCAGCGGGTATAAAGTTGCCGTCTCTAGCCAAACATTTCTCTGCGTCTTCCTGTGATATAGTCTTCATTGATTCCTTCGCCAAATCCTTGCGAAAATCCTCTGAAAGGACTTTGAGTGCTCTAGACCTCCTCGGGAAATGTATTTTGGTTGCAGGGGGTCCCGCTTCGTCGTCTTCGGAAGAGTCTTCGTTGCCTCCTTCATCTTCGGAGGAAGATGAGGAGACGTCTTCGACGGAGGAGGCATCGTCATCTCCAAGGTCGGATTCAATATCGGAGGAGGAGCCGTCGCAGTATTCTTCAGGCTCCGAGGATGAGTCATCTTCCTGCTCAGCGGCTTCCTCCTCAGCGGAGCTTTGACAAATTGGAGAGATTGAGTAATCTTTGGGGAAAGCTGATGGCAATTGATGACCTACGTACACAAGTTTCATGCTTTTAAGATCAGTTTTGGAGGTGCATTGGATTAAGAAATCATCAATAAACTCGATCGATCAAGTACCTGTGAGTATCTCAGCCGCCATCTCAGGCTCTTGATTCGCCTGAGGTTTCTTCTCCGTCGCCGTGTTAACCCGAGCTTCCTCTTCAAAGATTCTTATCGTCAAGATTCAGTTAGAAGATTCTGTTTTATGTATGAGGgatttttattttaccaaaataaaaaaaggaggGATTTGgacttttttaaaaacaatgagGGATTATTTTGTTGAGTAATATGTTAGGTATAAAAAAATCCACCTAAAAACAAATGGAGTCTAAAATTTGTATTTCCAATTTAATAGTATTTGACTGTAGGGGTGgcgttcgggtttcgggtttggatcgggtatttcagattttcgggtatttcggcaTAGAGGTATAAAATCAGTTCGgatatttctgtacttcgggtcatCTTAAGGTATTTTTAGTTCAGATAGGGTTcggttagatttttttttttttttaaaactaagtttCTCATTTCTcatttctcaatttttttgtatttaaaaatataactttcacttaactattttttatttttaacagattgaatgattaatagatttaagcataacattttgaaactaaaaatattttaatttggttattgtttttaaattttggatgtaattttttgttaattcttgaaataaaaagcttgacatgtattttaaatgagtagcaaatcattttctccgtaattgtatgtatatcatataaacttaaagtatgtgtagtatcaatataaatattttatataaaatgagagatgtaaactagaaatataaggttaattatacatatgttcggttatcttcggatatccattcgggtttggatattcaATCTCTCATAATTCAATACCTATTcgaatattttgatatattggTTCGGATTTCgattcgggtttttcggatcggattcggttgcGGCTTCGGATATCGGTGATTTGCACACACACGTTTTATACTTAATGCTAACTAAGATTCAactttttgaagaaaaatattgaagaccagaaaaaaattaaattatcaaattGGATTTACGAATTctaaaacaaaatcatattaattttagtttaaactTATGGGGAAAAAACCATCTAGttgtattttatttcaaatgGTTACAAACTTGTTTCACCGTGAACCAAATCTGGTTTTAATGCAACTGAAATGAATAgaaccaaatatatataatgaataaGGTGTGGTGTTGGCATTTCTCAGGGAGTCTTAAAAACTCAAGAGAGCCAACAAttataaaacttttgtaaatggaaaagaagaaaaaaggtaCACACTTTTAAGTATATTCTTCCTTGCAAAAATGGAAATAAATGTACAGTCTCAAGGCAGAGGTTGTTTTTTAGTCTTTTAAAGACTGTTGATGTGAAGTGCTTTGAGGAAAGATGTTGCCATTTGCTACCAGAACTTGGCCTCCTCAACTCTGTCCCTCACGTAGTTCTTCTATCAGAATGTGCACAAAAAGTCTCCCTGGACAGCTCTGGAAGAAGTTCACCAATTTATGAATTGCATCATTCTTGAGCAACGCCTGCTCCACCTTGCGGTTGTCATTGTCCAAGCAAACAGCAATTGAATCTAAGGCAATTCACAGACCAATTTTCATCGTGGAGCAAACTCAGGTAAACATCCACCACAAAGTGGTGGCAATGCATATTGCTTCAGAGGAGAATCCGACATGACGAAAACCATCAGGTGCGGTATGATTCCATTTTCAGCCGCTTGTTCGTGCCTCCTCTTGTCTATCTTGCATCTGTTGAATAGTGCACTAAGTACCTGcataaaattacaattttagaAACGTCAGTTTGGGTTTAACTGACTAAAGGCAGCAACGGATGATATAAAAAAGACTACACAAGAATCCAAGCAACATACTGGACAACAAGCTGTAACACAGATGAAAGCTATCTTAATTCAAGTCAAGAAGGTAACCTCATGATGGATTTTATGTAGGAACTTGATCTGACATAATATCATCTCAGGAATCGTACAGTTTTTTCGGCATCCCAACCTTTTCTGCTGAAATGCTCTCAGCTACCTCTCGACTACATTCACCGTCCTTCTCTGAACTTGGATCGGCTACATTCTTATATCTGTAAAGAATGAAGTACACAACGAGATCGTTACAAACACATGTGCTAAGCCTTACGATGAGATAGATAATAAACTTTGAAATATTCTTCCAAAAGTTAAAGTAAACACACACAAGTTCTCCCCTGATGGTTCCGCAATGGGCTGGCATGGGTTTGCAGATCATAGTAAGGAGGTACACATGTCAAGAGTTCAATAACAGTGCATCCAACACTCCAAATGTCAGAAGCAGGACAAACTCCTTACAGCAATTCTGCTCCAGAGGCTGTTAAATGATTGATTCATGAGAGCAAGAGACACCTCTTGTGAGTTGTGAACTCTCTTTTTATGTTGTAAGATGTCTTTGTGAATAAACGAATTCAAATTTTCCAAGTAAACCATTGGATCATCAAAAAAACCTTTTATTGAATTTATTTTCTTGGTAATGCTGATAAAGGAAAACAACAAACAATGAAAGTCCAAATATTAGGATGAAACCTAAAGAGGGACTAGTCTTATTTattcattcataaacataaCAGAACTCTAAAAGT contains these protein-coding regions:
- the LOC125580418 gene encoding uncharacterized protein LOC125580418, giving the protein MAAEILTGHQLPSAFPKDYSISPICQSSAEEEAAEQEDDSSSEPEEYCDGSSSDIESDLGDDDASSVEDVSSSSSEDEGGNEDSSEDDEAGPPATKIHFPRRSRALKVLSEDFRKDLAKESMKTISQEDAEKCLARDGNFIPADTDLNQKEVIDACGVVQSVSSTMSITMKNDHEMIPKKDMTKFQLCSNMPASDYLLRLQTILLTDPQGAVNFALMMSQTEGGCPVNFNTITDLFLQKNLLLSFWMC